Proteins from one Paenibacillus amylolyticus genomic window:
- a CDS encoding sigma-70 family RNA polymerase sigma factor, with product MTPTQLTIAAQKGDAEAFAALMELHQNRLYRIAYAYLHNEGDALEAIQESTYRAFRQIKKLKEPSYFGTWLIRILLNYCADERKRIRRFSPVTEIHESSSWDRPADPDLDAAVSTLDRDCKQIIILSYFEGFSLTEVSDILDIPIGTVKSRLHRALGQLRNQLETKGDVSS from the coding sequence GTGACCCCTACTCAGCTCACCATCGCCGCACAAAAAGGGGATGCCGAGGCTTTTGCAGCCTTAATGGAATTACATCAGAATCGACTGTATCGTATCGCCTATGCCTACCTGCATAACGAAGGTGATGCGCTCGAAGCGATCCAGGAGTCAACCTACAGAGCGTTCCGTCAAATCAAAAAATTAAAAGAGCCCTCTTACTTTGGCACTTGGCTCATCCGCATTCTGCTCAATTACTGTGCAGACGAACGCAAACGCATACGTCGGTTCAGTCCCGTCACCGAGATCCATGAATCCAGCAGTTGGGATCGTCCTGCGGATCCCGATCTTGACGCCGCCGTCTCCACCCTTGACCGGGATTGCAAACAGATTATTATTCTGAGTTATTTCGAAGGCTTCTCTTTAACGGAAGTTTCCGATATTCTCGACATCCCGATCGGAACCGTAAAATCGCGCTTGCATCGCGCACTCGGACAGCTCCGTAATCAACTTGAAACGAAAGGAGATGTATCTTCATGA
- a CDS encoding DUF4179 domain-containing protein, with protein sequence MTDEQQSFDALEERLNARRTEYETMPVPDAAYQAVQSGIRQAARKSKSRLRWYMSSISAAALILLFTGCIRVSPAFASFVEQLPGMEGIVSMIRQDKGLMMAIDQSLLQKVGVTDEHDGTSLTVDGIITDESRMVIFYTMKGMKDPEKFNYDIDLLDENGKDLPVAFSHSYPTPSPDENVNENMIDVIFTDGASPPEELSVVFKSRDTTRAEKWKITFPVDKNLTKGMKKSFL encoded by the coding sequence ATGACGGATGAACAACAATCATTTGACGCATTGGAAGAACGGCTGAATGCTCGCAGAACGGAGTACGAGACCATGCCTGTGCCCGATGCCGCCTATCAGGCTGTGCAGTCCGGAATCCGCCAGGCTGCCCGCAAAAGCAAGTCCCGGCTGCGCTGGTATATGAGTTCCATCTCGGCAGCAGCCCTCATCCTGCTGTTTACCGGATGTATCCGTGTCTCTCCCGCCTTTGCATCCTTCGTGGAGCAACTGCCCGGCATGGAAGGCATTGTGAGCATGATTCGCCAGGACAAGGGATTAATGATGGCGATTGATCAGTCCCTCTTGCAGAAAGTCGGTGTCACCGATGAACATGATGGTACTTCCTTGACCGTTGATGGCATTATCACAGACGAGTCACGCATGGTTATTTTTTACACGATGAAAGGCATGAAAGATCCGGAGAAATTCAACTATGATATCGATTTGCTCGATGAGAACGGGAAAGATCTTCCTGTTGCGTTTAGTCACTCTTATCCAACACCTTCTCCAGACGAGAATGTGAATGAGAATATGATAGACGTGATCTTCACGGATGGAGCCTCTCCTCCTGAAGAGCTGAGCGTCGTGTTTAAGTCCAGAGATACAACGCGTGCTGAAAAGTGGAAAATAACGTTCCCGGTAGACAAGAATCTTACCAAAGGCATGAAAAAGTCATTCCTGTGA